The DNA segment AGGGTCGCGGAGGGGATCACTGAGGCACTCCAGGATGCGGAGACCGACTCCTCGATCCGGAGCGTTGTCCTAACGGGAGCGGGAGACCGTGCCTTCTGCACGGGAATGGATCTCAAGTTTGCCCAAGCTAACGGTAGCCGTGGCGTCATCATCCCCGGTCGCGGGTTTGCCGGTATTGGCGGTTACGATTTCCCCAAACCTTTGATCGCTGCGGTCAATGGTTACGCGGTTGCGGGAGGTTTTGAGATCGTCCTCAACTGTGATCTGGTCGTCGCGAGTGAAGGGGCTCGTTTCGGCCTCCCTGAGGCAAAACGCGGTCTCCTGGCGACGGGCGGTGGCCTTATCCGATTGAGCGAACTTGTTGGGCGGAGCGTGGCGATGGAGCTCGCCCTGACCAGCGAGCCGATTGGAGCTGATCGTGCTCTGGAGCTCGGGATGATCAACAGAGTCGTTCCGCGAGAGCAGTTGCTCACCGAGGCACTCGTCTTTGCAGAGAAGATCGCTGCTGCTGGTCCACAGGCTATTTTGCATGCCAAGCGATTGTTACGCAGCACCTATGCACGTGCAACGGAGATGATCTGGCAACTCAACTCCGAGCTCGCCGTTATCACCATGGAGTCCGCCGAGGCTGCCGAGGGGATGGCGGCCTTTGTCGAGCGGCGCGAACCCAGGTGGCAGCCCTTGGAGGACGAGGCCATCTCCTAGGCATACTGTTGCTCTGGGATCAGGTCGCCCACGAGGTTCGCCATCGTCTCTGGCTGGTCACGCATGCGGAGAATCTCTGGAACCTGGTTACGGGTTTGAGGTTTCGCTTGGAACTTTCCTGGTGCGTTTGTCTGCGATAACAGTGATGGAGGCAATCTTGGCCTAGGTCGACGTAGGTCGTTGCGGGTGAACATCACGGGCAAGCTGGTGGAAGTGCTCAACCGCCTCGGCGAGATGCCCACGATGTGCCATGAGAGCGGAGCCGGATACGAGGACCTCTGCCCCGTTGATCACGCATGCTTGGATCGTCTCCTCGGAGACGCCACCGTCAACCTCGATCTTGACCAGTGGGTTCGTAGCTTCGCGGAGAGCAACCGCCGCCAGAATCTTGGCATCCATCGCCTCGATATAGTGTTGGCCACCAAAGCCTGGGTTGACGCTCATGATCATCAACACATCGAGTTGATCCATGACGTACTCGACATCGGTGAGTGGCGTAGCTGGGTTGAGGGCAACCCCGGCACGTACCCCGAAT comes from the Ferrimicrobium sp. genome and includes:
- the rpe gene encoding ribulose-phosphate 3-epimerase encodes the protein MTTSQRAERIVELAPSVLPCDFGRLGEELGALEEAGVDRIHWDVMDGVFVPNITIGAPVIASCRRYSTLPYEVHLMIVDPERYVSEFVEAGCELITVHAEATRHLHRTLSLIKSFGVRAGVALNPATPLTDVEYVMDQLDVLMIMSVNPGFGGQHYIEAMDAKILAAVALREATNPLVKIEVDGGVSEETIQACVINGAEVLVSGSALMAHRGHLAEAVEHFHQLARDVHPQRPTST
- a CDS encoding enoyl-CoA hydratase-related protein, which gives rise to MTEVEVQQHGATMIVTINRPEQLNCVNDRVAEGITEALQDAETDSSIRSVVLTGAGDRAFCTGMDLKFAQANGSRGVIIPGRGFAGIGGYDFPKPLIAAVNGYAVAGGFEIVLNCDLVVASEGARFGLPEAKRGLLATGGGLIRLSELVGRSVAMELALTSEPIGADRALELGMINRVVPREQLLTEALVFAEKIAAAGPQAILHAKRLLRSTYARATEMIWQLNSELAVITMESAEAAEGMAAFVERREPRWQPLEDEAIS